A window of Theropithecus gelada isolate Dixy chromosome 14, Tgel_1.0, whole genome shotgun sequence contains these coding sequences:
- the LOC112606693 gene encoding uncharacterized protein LOC112606693 has protein sequence MGADGRGAFKGRSLPAARVGAGSGHGPFKAGSGHVGQGSSAAGLPPGRQQGRSAREGSNGPRRGARDRAAGRRRPDTHRGSPGAPAPAPALGSRGGGGGNQF, from the exons ATGGGGGCGGACGGGCGCGGCGCCTTTAAGGGGCGCAGCCTCCCCGCGGCCcgggtgggggcagggagcggTCACGGGCCCTTTAAGGCCGGCAGCGGGCACGTCGGGCAGGGTTCTTCGGCGGCCGGGTTGCCCCCGGGGCGGCAGCAGGGGCGCAGCGCCCGCGAGGGTTCTAACGGCCCCCGACGGGGTGCGCGGGATCGCGCCGCTGGCCGCCGCCGGCCTGACACTCACCGTGGCTCGCCGGGAgcgcccgcgcccgcgcccgcACTCGGAtcccgcggcggcggcggcg gAAACCAATTTTAG